A stretch of Lathyrus oleraceus cultivar Zhongwan6 chromosome 6, CAAS_Psat_ZW6_1.0, whole genome shotgun sequence DNA encodes these proteins:
- the LOC127091081 gene encoding uncharacterized protein LOC127091081, with the protein MKQVVGMVVSNKMQNSVVVAVDRLFHHPVFNRYVKRTSKFMAHDENNLCNIGDRVRLHSSRPLSKRKHWVVAEILKKARIYVPPSAPVSENVSSGGPTSTS; encoded by the exons ATGAAGCAAGTAGTAGGAATGGTGGTTTCGAATAAAATGCAGAATTCGGTTGTGGTGGCAGTGGATAGATTATTTCACCACCCGGTGTTCAACAGATATGTTAAGCGCACTTCAAAGTTCATGGCTCACGACGAGAACAATCTTTGTAATATCGGTGACCGG GTTCGATTGCATTCTTCTAGGCCTTTGAGCAAGCGTAAACATTGGGTGGTTGCTGAAATTCTCAAGAAAGCACGCATATATGTTCCTCCTTCTGCACCGGTGTCTGAGAATGTGAGCTCCGGAGGACCTACATCTACATCATGA
- the LOC127091076 gene encoding uncharacterized protein LOC127091076: MKQVVGMVVSNKMQKSVVVAVDRLFHHTVFNRYVKRTSKFMAHDGNNLCNIGDRVRLDSSRPLSKRKHWVVAEILKKARIYVPPSAPVSENVSSGGPTSTS, translated from the exons ATGAAGCAAGTAGTAGGAATGGTGGTTTCGAATAAAATGCAGAAGTCGGTTGTGGTGGCAGTGGATAGATTATTTCACCACACGGTGTTCAACAGATATGTTAAACGCACTTCAAAGTTCATGGCTCACGACGGGAACAATCTTTGTAATATCGGTGACAGG GTTCGATTGGATTCTTCTAGGCCTTTGAGCAAGCGTAAACATTGGGTGGTTGCTGAAATTCTCAAGAAAGCACGCATATATGTTCCTCCTTCTGCACCGGTGTCTGAGAATGTGAGCTCCGGAGGACCTACATCTACATCATGA
- the LOC127091073 gene encoding 40S ribosomal protein S10-1: MRKEYVRETFAWMHYYWFLTNDGIEFLRTYLNLPSEIVPATLKKQAKPAGRPFGGPPGDRPRGPPRFEGERRFGGDRDGYRGGPGPRGPGGEFGGDKGGAPADYRPSFGGPGGRPGFGRGSGGFGAPTSSNHA; this comes from the exons ATGCGAAAGGAATATGTGAGGGAGACTTTTGCTTGGATGCATTATTACTGGTTTTTGACTAATGATGGAATCGAGTTTCTCAGGACTTATCTCAATCTTCCATCTGAGATTGTGCCAGCTACTTTGAAGAAGCAGGCTAAGCCAGCTGGTAGACCATTCGGTGGTCCACCTGGTGATCGCCCTAG AGGCCCACCTCGATTCGAGGGAGAAAGGAGATTTGGCGGTGACCGTGATGGGTACCGTGGTGGTCCAGGTCCCAGAGGGCCTGGTGGTGAGTTTGGTGGAGACAAGGGTGGAGCTCCTGCTGACTACAGACCTTCTTTCGGG GGTCCTGGTGGAAGGCCTGGCTTTGGTCGTGGTTCTGGTGGCTTTGGAGCACCAACAAGTTCAAACCATGCTTAA